The following coding sequences are from one Panicum hallii strain FIL2 chromosome 5, PHallii_v3.1, whole genome shotgun sequence window:
- the LOC112895058 gene encoding glycerol-3-phosphate acyltransferase 1, which yields MVFPAVLPKVAARWLFTFYRATRKLRRQAFQLYNRNAAAAKPPSSAAVSQQGHAATAKQSPAILDDAAAGAAADGTVVCDVHGALLRSTSLFPYFMLVAFEGGSLLRAALLLCAFPLVWALGERRGVRVMAFVTFAGLAPRDADLVARAVLPKHYMEQLNALVYERLWLPSRRKVAVTAAPRVMSEWFLREYTAADAVVGPELHHVAVGRRRYFTGLLAGPAPGRDVLQEALGAVADVGVVSSSSPVDQLLVPCSKEVYVVSRESTKSAKLPRDKYPKPLIFHDGRLAFLPTPAAMLAFFLFLPLGVILSVIRINIGIVLPYKINFVAGAIFGVRFRTSGLRAPPADGKRRRGVLYVCTHRTLVDPIMLTTALQKPVPALTYSLSRLSEVIAPIKTVRLTRDRARDAETMSRLLKQGDLAVCPEGTTCREPYLLRFSPLFAELADDMEPVALDAQVTTLYGTTASGHKWLDPVAFFANPVPSYRVEFLGAVPREWTRAGGRTGVEVANWVQRRLGEALEFECTGLTRRDKYMMLAGNDGVVAK from the exons ATGGTGTTTCCGGCCGTCCTCCCCAAGGTGGCCGCGCGGTGGCTCTTCACGTTCTACCGCGCCACCAGGAAGCTCCGGCGCCAGGCCTTCCAGCTCTACAAccgcaacgccgccgccgccaagccgccgtcgtccgccgccgtctcgcAGCAGGGCCATGCCGCCACTGCCAAGCAGAGCCCCGCCATCCTTGatgacgccgccgccggggcggcggccgacGGGACCGTGGTCTGCGACGTGCACGGCGCGCTGCTGCGCTCCACGTCGCTCTTCCCCTACTTCATGCTCGTGGCCTTCGAGGGCGGCAGCCTGCTCCGCGCCGCGCTGCTGCTCTGCGCGTTCCCGCTCGTCTGGGCCctcggcgagcggcgcggcgtccGGGTGATGGCGTTCGTCACCTTCGCGGGGCTCGCGCCCAGGGACGCGGACCTCGTCGCCCGCGCCGTCCTGCCCAAGCACTACATGGAGCAGCTCAACGCGCTGGTGTACGAGCGCCTGTGGCTGCCCTCGAGGAGGAAGGTGGCCGTGACCGCGGCGCCCAGGGTGATGTCCGAGTGGTTCCTCAGGGAGTATACTGCCGCCGACGCTGTGGTCGGCCCCGAGCTGCACCACGTCGCGGTCGGCCGCCGCCGATACTTCACGGGGCTGCTGGCTGGGCCCGCGCCGGGGCGGGACGTGCTGCAGGAGGCGCTCGGGGCCGTGGCCGACGTGGGCGTCGTCAGCAGCTCCAGCCCGGTCGACCAGCTTCTCGTCCCCTGCTCCAAG GAGGTTTATGTCGTGAGCAGAGAGAGCACGAAGAGCGCCAAGCTACCGCGAGACAAGTACCCGAAGCCGCTCATCTTCCACGACGGCCGCCTGgccttcctccccacccccgccgccatgctcgccttcttcctcttcctgccGCTCGGCGTCATCCTCTCCGTCATCCGCATCAACATCGGCATCGTCCTCCCTTACAAGATCAACTTCGTCGCCGGCGCCATCTTCGGCGTCCGCTTCCGCACCTCCGGCCTCCGCGCCCCGCCGGCCGACGGCAAGCGTCGCAGGGGCGTCCTCTACGTGTGCACGCACCGCACGCTGGTCGACCCCATCATGCTCACCACGGCTCTGCAGAAGCCCGTGCCCGCCTTGACGTACAGCCTCAGCCGGCTGTCCGAGGTGATCGCGCCCATCAAGACGGTGCGGCTGACGCGCGACCGCGCGCGGGACGCCGAGACCATGTCGAGGCTGCTGAAGCAGGGCGACCTCGCGGTGTGCCCCGAGGGCACGACGTGCCGCGAGCCCTACCTGCTGCGGTTCAGCCCGCTGTTCGCGGAGCTCGCGGACGACATGGAGCCCGTGGCGCTGGACGCGCAGGTGACGACGCTCTACGGCACGACGGCGAGCGGGCACAAGTGGCTGGACCCCGTGGCGTTCTTCGCCAACCCGGTGCCGTCGTACCGGGTGGAGTTCCTGGGCGCCGTGCCGCGGGAGTGGACGCGCGCCGGGGGCAGGACGGGCGTCGAGGTGGCCAACTGGGtgcagcggcggctcggcgaggcGCTCGAGTTCGAGTGCACCGGCCTGACTCGCCGCGACAAGTACATGATGCTGGCCGGCAACGACGGCGTGGTCGCCAAGTAG
- the LOC112895725 gene encoding uncharacterized protein LOC112895725 — translation MALAVRVPRFQPRPASISAPASTSSLAAAAANARPRAGAAVRTAAASPFTEATSSSRYRRDAWSYAADGSSKPASSSSSSPSSSDAAAAAAAAGRRDDEIALQLPELRRLLDALRASRGKGAEGEGGGGGPGRVALVGTGPGDPELLTLKAVRAIEAADLVLYDRLVSNDVLDLVGEGARLLYVGKTAGYHSRTQEEIHELLLSFAEAGANVVRLKGGDPLVFGRGGEEMDFLQQQGIRVEVIPGITSASGIAAELGIPLTHRGVATSVRFLTGHSRNGGTDPLYVAGNAADPDTTLVVYMGLSTLPSLAPKLMNHGLPLDTPAVAVERGTTPQQRMVFSLLKDLVDEVKSADLVSPTLIIIGKVVALSPFWVESSEHDALKIESSYASEAR, via the exons ATGGCTCTCGCCGTCCGCGTGCCCCGCTTCCAGCCGCGGCCGGCCTCCATTTCCGCGcccgcctccacctcctccctcgccgccgccgccgcaaacgcgagaccccgcgccggcgccgccgtccgcaccgccgccgcctcgcccttCACCGAGGCCACCTCCTCCTCGCGCTACCGCCGCGACGCCTGGTCCTACGCCGCCGACGGCTCCTCCAAGCCcgcatcgtcgtcgtcgtcgtcgccgtcctcctccgacgccgccgctgccgcggcggcggcgggccgccGGGACGACGAGATCGCGCTGCAGCTGCCGGAGCTGCGGAGGCTCCTGGACGCGCTGAGGGCTTCCAGGGGGAAGGGCGCCgagggggagggcggcggcggcgggcccgggAGGGTGGCGCTGGTCGGGACGGGGCCCGGGGACCCCGAGCTGCTCACGCTCAAGGCGGTCCGGGCCATCGAGGCCGCGGACCTGGTGCTCTACGACCGGCTGGTGTCCAACGACGTGCTGGATTTGGTCGGGGAGGGCGCCAGGCTTCTGTACGTCGGCAAGACAGCGGGATACCACAGCCGCACCCAG GAGGAGATTCACGAGCTGCTCCTCAGTTTCGCAGAGGCTGGTGCCAATGTGGTACGGTTGAAAGGCGGCGATCCTCTG GTCTTTGGAAGAGGTGGAGAAGAGATGGATTTCCTACAGCAGCAAGGAATTAGAGTTGAAGTTATCCCAG GAATTACTTCTGCTTCAGGAATTGCAGCAGAACTAGGCATTCCACTAACCCATCGAGGTGTTGCTACCAG TGTCAGATTTTTAACTGGGCACTCTAGAAATGGTGGGACAGATCCTCTATATGTGGCAGGCAATGCAGCTGATCCAGACACTACTTTGGTTGTGTACATGGGTTTGTCAACACTACCGTCTCTTGCTCCAAAGTTAATGAATCACGGTCTTCCGCTAGATACCCCTGCTGTTGCAGTAGAGCGTGGCACTACCCCTCAACAACGAATG GTATTCTCATTGTTAAAGGATCTCGTGGATGAAGTCAAGTCAGCCGATCTAGTTTCTCCAACTCTAATAATTATTGGAAAAGTGGTGGCCCTGTCACCCTTTTGGGTCGAGTCAtctgaacatgatgcactgaaGATTGAGAGTTCATATGCAAGTGAGGCCAGATGA
- the LOC112894202 gene encoding transcription factor PAR2-like: MDHRAAILEAGGQEGVERRKQQQLVRERGRRIKAAAELGLARSSQGSQWGRALGRRVDPKDDPFPFEVTVTSSSTTGNHLQVQKKAASPEEDEEEKEEEVAVEEKVALLRRLVPGGEGMAVEGLLEETADYIAALKAQVGVMRALACLLSGSGLDALPGKGDGLLTPEKPQ, encoded by the coding sequence ATGGACCACCGCGCTGCGATCTTGGAGGCCGGCGGCCAGGAAGGGGTGGAGAGGcggaagcagcagcagctcgtgcGCGAGCGCGGCCGGCGCATCAAGGCGGCCGCGGAGCTGGGGCTGGCGCGCTCGTCGCAAGGCAGCCAGTGGGGCCGCGCTCTGGGCCGCCGAGTGGACCCGAAGGACGACCCCTTCCCCTTCGAGGTGACCGTGACCTCGTCGTCGACGACGGGCAACCACCTGCAGGTGCAGAAGAAGGCGGCCTCGCCggaggaagacgaggaggagaaggaggaggaggtggcggtggaggagaAGGTGGCGCTGCTGCGGCGGCTGGTGCCGGGCGGCGAGGGCATGGCGGTGGAGGGCCTGCTGGAGGAGACGGCCGACTACATCGCCGCGCTCAAGGCGCAGGTCGGCGTCATGCGCGCGCTCGCCTGCCTGCTCTCCGGCTCCGGCCTCGACGCGCTGCCGGGGAAGGGTGATGGCCTCCTCACGCCGGAGAAGCCTCAGTGA